The sequence below is a genomic window from Cedecea neteri.
GCATGGACACGCTGTATGCGCGCTGCCAGCAGTTCGCTACTCGCGTTTACGGGCCGCTCTTTACGGCAGGCTTGCACTTCTGGCAGTTGGGGGAATCCCACTACTGGGGCCACAACGCCATTATTCGCGTGAAGCCGTTCATTGAACACTGTGCACTGGCGCCGCTGCCGGGTGAAGGTAACTTTGCCGGGTCGATTCTTTCCCATGACTTCGTCGAAGCCGCGCTGATGCGCCGTGCCGGCTGGGGCGTGTGGATTGCTTACGATCTGCCTGGCTCATACGAAGAACTGCCGCCGAACCTGCTGGACGAGCTGAAACGCGACCGCCGCTGGTGCCAGGGTAACCTGATGAACTTCCGCCTGTTCCTGGTGAAAGGGATGCACCCGGTTCACCGTGCGGTGTTCCTGACCGGCGTCATGTCCTACCTGTCTGCCCCGCTATGGTTTATGTTCCTGGCGCTGTCTACCGCGCTGCAGGTTGTCCACGCGCTGACCGAGCCGCAGTACTTCCTCCAGCCCAGACAGCTGTTCCCGGTCTGGCCGCAGTGGCGTCCTGAGCTGGCGATCGCGCTGTTTGCTTCAACCATGGTTCTGCTGTTCCTGCCTAAGTTGCTGAGCATCATTCTTATCTGGTGTAAAGGCTCTAAAGAGTATGGCGGCTTCCTGCGAGTGACCTGTTCACTGCTGCTTGAAGTGCTGTTCTCCGTGCTGCTGGCACCGGTGCGTATGCTGTTCCACACCGTGTTTGTGGTCAGTGCATTCCTGGGTTGGGAAGTGGTCTGGAACTCGCCGCAGCGTGATGATGACTCCACGCCGTGGGGTGAAGCCTTTATGCGCCACGGCTCTCAGCTGCTGCTGGGTCTGGTCTGGGCAGTAGGTATGGCCTGGCTGGATCTGCGCTTCCTGTTCTGGCTGGCACCGATAGTCTTCTCGCTGATCCTGTCGCCGTTCGTTTCCGTGCTTTCAAGCCGGGCGAGCCTCGGCCTGCGTACCAAGCGCTGGAAGCTGTTCCTGATCCCGGAAGAGTATTCCCCACCGCAGGTACTGGTGGACACCGAGAACTATCTGGAGCTGAATCGCAGCCGTACGCTGGACGATGGCTTTATGCACGCGGTGTTTAACCCGTCGTTTAATGCCCTGAGCACGGCGATGGCCACGGCTCGTCACCGTAAGAGTCTGGTGCTGGAGATTGCCCGCGACCGTCACGTTGAGCAGGCGCTGAACGAAACGCCGGACAAACTCAACCGCGACCGCCGCCTGGTCCTGCTCAGCGACCCGATGACCATGTCACGCTTGCATTACCGCGTGTGGGCGAACCCGGAGCGTTACTCCTCCTGGGTGGAGAGCTACAAAAAGCTGCAGCTTAACCCGCTGGCGCTGACGGCAAAGTAAGGCCTTAGCGAAGTGAAAATGCCGCCCACATGGCGGCATTTTTTTGCCTTTTATTCGGCGATGGTTATACTCAGCGCGTCCGAACAGGAGAGCGTGTGTGGGTAGAATAATTGCGGTATTGATGATGGCATTTCTGCTAAGCGGCTGCGGCAGCATTATCAGCCGGACGGTGCCGGGGCAGGGGCACGGAAACCAGTATTACCCTGGCGTGCGCTGGGATGTACGCGAGGGCGCATGGCGCTATATTACCGTGCTCGACCTGCCGTTTTCGCTAATCTTTGACACTTTGCTGTTGCCGATTGATGCCAGCCACGGCCCTTATGAATAACGACTAGCGCTCATCCCACTCGTCTGCCGCCGTGCGACCTTCTTCGGTGTCCAGCGGCGGCTCGAGCTGAAATTCACCTTCGTCCCATTCGTGCAGCGTATTCTCTTCCAGCCACTCCTGGCGCAGTTCAATCTCATCGAAATCACCGTCAAACACGCTTTGCGCCGCTTCCCCACTTAACATCGGCAGGCATTCGCCTTCCTCGCTGTCGTCGGTAAAGAACTCGGCCTGCCACATGATGTCGCCATCCTGCAAAACGTACTTCTGGAAATTGAATTGCTCGACGCTGGCGCTCTCTTCATCCACGCTCGGGTTATCGGCAAGATACTGCTCCCGCGCGGCATCAATGGCTTCTTCCAGGGTTGCATACATGCTCATGGTCATCTCCTTGTGGCAAAGGTCGGGGAGCGGGGGCTCCGTTACGATTTCCAGTTAATTGTTGACGCTGTTGGCAAATCTGCAAGTCGAGATTTATTCCCCCGGAATACGAACTCGTTCGGCAGGCTGGCGCAGCGTCATCCATGAGTAAAGCGCGTTAAACAACACCACGCTGGCGGTGACCAGGAATACGGTGCGGAAGCCGTAGCTGGCGGAAACGGCGGCGCCGAGCAGCGGGCCGGTGACGTTGCCAATATCGCGGAAGGACTGGTTGTAGCTGAAAATACGGCCAGAGATTTGGCTGGAAGAGTTATAGACCAGCAGCGTTTGTACGGCGGGAAGCAGCGCGCCGTCAGCCGCGCCTAATAAGAAGCGTAAGATCCCGAGCTGCCACGGGTTTTGTACCAGCGACATCGGGATGAGCAGTAGAACGGAAATTACCAGCGCGCCAATCAGGATTTTTTCCGGGCCAATGCGATCCCCCAACTTGCCGAGCCTCGGGGCGCTGATTAGCGCCGCTACGCCAGGCACGGAAGCTATCATCCCGCTGATAAACGCCAGATTGCTGACGTTACCGGCGAGATCGCGTACGTAGAGCGTCAGGATCGGCGCGATAGAACCGGTGGCGACCTGGATAATCATCGTGGTGACAAACAGGCTCAGCACCAGGCGGGGATTTTTTAATGAGGTCAGCACCTGGCGGGCGTGGAGCATGTCTTTTTTGGAAACGGGCGTGAAAGACTCTCGAATAAAAAACAGCGTCATCACGAAGCAGATAAACAGCACCAGCGAGGTAATAAAGAACACCGAGCGCAGCCCGTAGCTGTCCGCCATCAGGCCGCCCATCAGCGGGCCTAACAGTGCGCCGCTGACCGCTCCCGTAGACAGCGTGCCGAGCGCCCAGCCGCTTTTATGGCGCGGTATTTGGGTAGCGATCAGCGCGTTGGCATTCGGCACAAACCCACCGAGTAGGCCAAGCAGGGCTCTAAGCGCCAGAAATTGCCAAATGTTTTGCGCGAGGCCCATCAACAGCATGACGACAGACATGCCCAGCGCGGAACGCAGCAGCATAAGTTTTCGGCCTTTGCGGTCGGCAAGCCCGCCCCAGAAAGGGGATGCTATGGCAGAAAACAGGAAGGTAATGCTAAAGACCAGCCCGGACCACATGTTCAACTGGCTGTGGCCAGTGACGCCGAGTTGCTCAACGTAAAGCGGGAGGAAGGGCATGACCAGGCTGAAGGCCGCGCCGGTCAGGAAGCAGCCAACCCAGACGACGGCCAGATTACGCTTCCAGTTGATAGTGCTGTCAGGGGGAGTCATACCGCTCCGAAGTTGCAGGGCCAAAGAGAAGAGAGGGAATTATTACTCTGCTAATTATGCGCCTGTTAGCATTGGGCTGGCAAATCAAAGGGCTTTTTCGATCAAACTTTTGGCAAAAAAAACCGCCTGAAAAGGCGGCTGTCGAGCG
It includes:
- the mdoH gene encoding glucans biosynthesis glucosyltransferase MdoH, which produces MNKSTEFSPDYIDALPLSAEQKASLPASDLQAVHEALDAQQHHFERADDSPLASVKARLEASWPGSLGGEQLITDDEGRTQLQAMPKATRASMFPDPWRTNPIGRFWDRLLGRETKSKFASKEEEASEQKWRTVGTIRRYILLLLTLAQTVVATWYMKTILPYQGWALINPADMGGQDLWVSFMQLLPYILQSGILILFAVLFCWVSAGFWTALMGFLQLLMGKDKYSISASTVGDEPINPEHRTALIMPICNEDVDRVFAGLRATWESVKATGQQAHFDVYILSDSYNPDICVAEQKAWMELIAEVQGEGQIFYRRRRRRVKRKSGNIDDFCRRWGNQYSYMVVLDADSVMSGDCLTNLVRLMEANPKAGIIQSSPKASGMDTLYARCQQFATRVYGPLFTAGLHFWQLGESHYWGHNAIIRVKPFIEHCALAPLPGEGNFAGSILSHDFVEAALMRRAGWGVWIAYDLPGSYEELPPNLLDELKRDRRWCQGNLMNFRLFLVKGMHPVHRAVFLTGVMSYLSAPLWFMFLALSTALQVVHALTEPQYFLQPRQLFPVWPQWRPELAIALFASTMVLLFLPKLLSIILIWCKGSKEYGGFLRVTCSLLLEVLFSVLLAPVRMLFHTVFVVSAFLGWEVVWNSPQRDDDSTPWGEAFMRHGSQLLLGLVWAVGMAWLDLRFLFWLAPIVFSLILSPFVSVLSSRASLGLRTKRWKLFLIPEEYSPPQVLVDTENYLELNRSRTLDDGFMHAVFNPSFNALSTAMATARHRKSLVLEIARDRHVEQALNETPDKLNRDRRLVLLSDPMTMSRLHYRVWANPERYSSWVESYKKLQLNPLALTAK
- the mdtG gene encoding multidrug efflux MFS transporter MdtG — protein: MTPPDSTINWKRNLAVVWVGCFLTGAAFSLVMPFLPLYVEQLGVTGHSQLNMWSGLVFSITFLFSAIASPFWGGLADRKGRKLMLLRSALGMSVVMLLMGLAQNIWQFLALRALLGLLGGFVPNANALIATQIPRHKSGWALGTLSTGAVSGALLGPLMGGLMADSYGLRSVFFITSLVLFICFVMTLFFIRESFTPVSKKDMLHARQVLTSLKNPRLVLSLFVTTMIIQVATGSIAPILTLYVRDLAGNVSNLAFISGMIASVPGVAALISAPRLGKLGDRIGPEKILIGALVISVLLLIPMSLVQNPWQLGILRFLLGAADGALLPAVQTLLVYNSSSQISGRIFSYNQSFRDIGNVTGPLLGAAVSASYGFRTVFLVTASVVLFNALYSWMTLRQPAERVRIPGE
- a CDS encoding MysB family protein; the encoded protein is MSMYATLEEAIDAAREQYLADNPSVDEESASVEQFNFQKYVLQDGDIMWQAEFFTDDSEEGECLPMLSGEAAQSVFDGDFDEIELRQEWLEENTLHEWDEGEFQLEPPLDTEEGRTAADEWDER
- a CDS encoding YceK/YidQ family lipoprotein; its protein translation is MIAVLMMAFLLSGCGSIISRTVPGQGHGNQYYPGVRWDVREGAWRYITVLDLPFSLIFDTLLLPIDASHGPYE